A genomic stretch from Halichoerus grypus chromosome 5, mHalGry1.hap1.1, whole genome shotgun sequence includes:
- the ADAM30 gene encoding disintegrin and metalloproteinase domain-containing protein 30, whose amino-acid sequence MRSVRTLLPKGRSLPVLVLVALLVHALGEDLIFHPEWGFESYEIIIPKKLSFRGGQQGAVQQVSYLLQVKGKKYILHLWPKRFLLPRNLKVFSFTEQEKLLEDHPYIPRDCNYIGLVEGTQDSEATLSTCTGSLRGILKIDEEHYQIEPLKASSSFEHVMYLLKKEDRFQNQTCGLTNDELEKQMAQSEIMARLRDYHGSYKHQKYMELALVFDYSRFLFSDSNITRVIQDAVLLTGVMDTFFQDISMRLQLQGVEIWTNNDKFNIRHTTSQELLNSFLKYSTTTLSGRVSADWAHLYITGVFTHALGWAYIGGICKAKYSGSISSFPNLNILEASRLSAHELGHGVGMKHDTEYCQCRGKRTCIMGTGSSGFSNCSYSEYLSHINSGGECLNNIPGLGYVVERCGNKIVEGNEECDCGSREDCKKDRCCEPDCKLARTANCSTGLCCHKCRFRPLGYICRKEDNECDLAEYCNGISNFCPDDTFKHDGTLCKGNSMCFKKRCHSRYTQCQNIFGPDAREAPDQCYRVVNLVGDQYGNCGIIGGKTYVACARENVKCGRIQCINVKSIPDVPEHSILISTHLREENLMCWGIGYHTSLTPSGIPDMGEIYDGTPCGFEQLCINRTCVHTSVLKSDCFPKKCNNRGICNNKKNCHCGYGWAPPFCEEQGYGGSIDSGPAKELKEEVPAPVQVLSIMLMRLIFLIISVIAVFFRSLIEQFINPTPRETPPINIPNK is encoded by the coding sequence ATGAGGTCAGTAAGGACCTTACTCCCCAAAGGCCGTTCGCTCCCCGTGCTCGTCCTGGTGGCGCTCCTGGTTCATGCTCTTGGCGAGGATTTAATTTTTCACCCTGAGTGGGGATTTGAGTCGTATGAAATCATCATTCCCAAGAAGCTGAGCTTCCGGGGAGGGCAGCAGGGTGCCGTCCAGCAAGTGTCCTACCTCCTGCAGGTCAAAGGCAAGAAGTATATCCTCCACCTCTGGCCCAAGAGGTTTCTATTGCCCCGAAATCTAAAGGTTTTCTCCTTCACAGAACAGGAGAAACTCCTGGAGGATCACCCTTACATACCCAGGGACTGCAACTACATAGGCTTGGTTGAAGGAACTCAGGATTCAGAAGCTACTTTAAGTACATGCACCGGGAGTCTCCGAGGCATATTGAAAATTGATGAGGAACATTATCAAATCGAGCCCCTCAAGGCCTCTTCCAGCTTTGAACATGTCATGTATCTCCTGAAGAAAGAGGACAGATTTCAGAATCAGACCTGTGGCTTAACTAATGATGAGCTAGAAAAGCAGATGGCTCAGAGTGAGATTATGGCGAGGCTTAGGGACTATCATGGATCCTATAAGCATCAGAAGTACATGGAACTAGCCCTGGTCTTTGATTACAGTCGATTTTTGTTTTCGGATTCCAATATTACTCGAGTCATACAGGATGCCGTTCTTTTGACTGGGGTTATGGACACCTTCTTTCAAGATATCAGTATGAGGCTACAGCTACAAGGTGTTGAAATATGGACAAATAACGACAAATTTAATATTCGCCACACGACCTCACAagaacttctaaactcatttttaaaatatagtacaaCAACCCTTTCTGGTCGGGTTTCTGCAGATTGGGCACATTTGTATATTACAGGTGTTTTCACTCATGCTCTTGGATGGGCGTATATTGGAGGTATATGTAAGGCCAAATATAGTGGATCAATAAGTAGTTTTCCAAATCTAAATATCCTTGAAGCCAGTAGACTGTCTGCTCATGAACTGGGCCATGGTGTGGGAATGAAACATGATACAGAATATTGTCAATGCAGGGGTAAGCGAACTTGTATCATGGGCACTGGGAGTAGTGGGTTTAGTAATTGTAGTTATAGTGAATATCTTAGTCACATAAATTCAGGCGGAGAATGTCTAAATAATATCCCAGGACTGGGTTATGTGGTGGAGAGATGTGGAAACAAAATTGTGGAAGGCAATGAAGAATGTGATTGTGGTTCAAGAGAGGACTGTAAAAAAGACCGTTGTTGCGAACCGGATTGTAAACTCGCGCGAACGGCCAATTGTAGCACTGGGCTTTGCTGTCATAAATGTCGCTTTCGTCCACTTGGGTACATATGTCGAAAGGAAGACAATGAATGTGACCTTGCAGAGTACTGCAATGGAATCTCAAATTTCTGCCCAGATGACACTTTTAAGCATGACGGAACCCTTTGCAAGGGTAACTCCATGTGTTTCAAAAAGAGGTGCCATTCCAGATATACGCAGTGCCAAAACATTTTTGGACCTGATGCCAGGGAGGCTCCTGATCAGTGCTATCGCGTAGTGAATTTAGTGGGTGATCAATATGGGAACTGTGGTATTATAGGAGGCAAAACCTACGTAGCTTGTGCCAGGGAAAACGTAAAGTGTGGCAGGATACAGTGTATAAATGTCAAGAGCATCCCTGACGTGCCAGAGCATTCAATCCTCATCTCTACTCATCTGCGAGAGGAGAATCTCATGTGCTGGGGGATAGGTTACCACACATCCCTGACACCCTCGGGAATACCTGACATGGGTGAAATATATGATGGTACCCCCTGtggttttgaacagctgtgtATTAACAGAACTTGTGTGCATACCTCAGTCTTGAAATCTGACTGTTTTCCTAAGAAGTGCAACAACCGAGGCATTTGCAACAATAAGAAAAACTGTCACTGTGGCTATGGCTGGGCCCCTCCGTTCTGCGAGGAGCAAGGGTATGGAGGTAGCATTGACAGTGGGCCCGCGAAAGAGCTGAAAGAGGAGGTGCCCGCCCCGGTGCAGGTGCTGTCCATTATGTTAATGCGCCTTATTTTCCTAATCATCTCAGTGATCGCTGTGTTTTTCAGGAGCTTGATAGAACAGTTTATAAACCCCACGCCGAGAGAAACACCACCAATTaacattccaaataaataa